From Aphelocoma coerulescens isolate FSJ_1873_10779 chromosome 15, UR_Acoe_1.0, whole genome shotgun sequence, one genomic window encodes:
- the HIP1R gene encoding huntingtin-interacting protein 1-related protein, translating into MNSIKSVPARVLSRRGGHSLEAEREQFDKSQAISISKAINTQEAPVKEKHARRIILGTHHEKGAFTFWSYAIGLPLPSSAILSWKFCHVLHKVLRDGHPNVLQDCQRYRSNIRETGDLWGHLHDRYGQLVSIYTRLLLTKISFHVKHPEFPPGLEVSDEVLEKTAGTDVNNIFQLTVELFDYLDCELKLSESVFRQLNTSMAVSQMSAVQCRLAPLIQVIQDCSHLYHYAVKLMFKLHSCLPADTLQGHRDRFHEQFRSLKNFFKKASDMLYFKRLIQIPRLPESPPNFLRASALAEHVKPVVVIPEEAPEDEEPENLIEISTTSTTEPQITSDLFEQTFGPPNGVWDDRDAQIESLKKEVDTLRAEMEKIKLEAQRYITQLKAQVNSLEGEVEEQRKQKQKALVDNEQLRDELERLQRVKQDSDRSQRLCAEAEKKANATEIRYTKLKEKHSELINTHAELLRKNADTAKQLTVTQQSQEEVARVKEQLAFQVEQVKREAEMKLEDQSVQMEQLRQELDARREELEQAQRSLSHAKQAGVELSAQVDALHAEKEVLRRSVSEKECELLSTRGLIEEKELQLSQEADKATREIRELQGRLLEKSNQEQSLQQKLLEEQFGVLQQTVREAQDILRDAMAKLDDPLHLRCTSSPDYLLSRAQAALESTDALEKGHAQYVASMADAAGLVGALARFAHLTADTIVNGSATSHLAPTDHADRLTETCRDCGQQSLEYLDELKDRQRLGHAELGDVRRALRGVLQLAQELRPKSLDIKQEELGDMVEKEMASTSEAIEDAVRRIEEMMSQARNESSGVKLEVNERILNSCTDLMKAIRLLVTTSTNLQKEIVESGRGAATTQEFYAKNSRWTEGLISASKAVGWGATQLVESADRVVLHTGKYEELIVCSHEIAASTAQLVAASKVKAEKSSRNLARLQECSRNVNEMAANVVASTKSGQEQIEEKDTMDFSGMSLIKLKKEEMETQVKVLELEKRLEGERVRLGELRKQHYVLAGGCEDAPEDGEAKPAPAPRRGILKKPPIAQKPGLAEP; encoded by the exons ATGAACAGCATCAAGAGCGTGCCGGCGCGGGTGCTGAGTCGCCGCGGCGGGCACAGCCTGGAGGCGGAGCGGGAGCAGTTCGACAAGAGCCAG GCCATCAGCATCAGCAAAGCCATAAACACGCAGGAAGCACCAGTGAAGGAGAAACATGCCCGCC GGATcatcctggggacacaccaCGAGAAGGGGGCGTTCACCTTCTGGTCCTACGCCATCgggctgcccctgcccagcagtgccatCCTCAGCTGGAAGTTCTGCCACGTCCTGCACAAGGTCCTGCGTGACGGCCACCCCAAC GTCCTCCAGGACTGCCAGAGGTACCGCAGCAACATCCGAGAGACGGGGGACCTGTGG GGCCATTTGCACGACAGGTACGGGCAGCTGGTGAGCATCTACACACGGCTCCTGCTCACCAAGATCTCCTTCCACGTCAAG cATCCTGAGTTCCCCCCGGGCCTCGAAGTGTCAGATGAGGTGTTGGAAAAGACTGCAGGGACAGATGTGAACAACAT CTTCCAGCTGACGGTCGAGCTGTTTGACTACCTGGACTGTGAGCTGAAGCTGTCAGAGTCAG TTTTCAGGCAGCTCAACACCTCCATGGCCGTGTCGCAGATGtcggcggtgcagtgccgcctGGCCCCCCTCATCCAGGTCAtccaggactgcagccacctctACCACTACGCCGTCAAGTTAATGTTCAAGCTGCACTCCT GTCTGCCGGCTGACACCCTGCAGGGCCACCGGGACCGCTTCCACGAGCAGTTCCGCAG CCTCAAAAACTTCTTTAAGAAGGCGTCCGACATGCTGTACTTCAAGCGGCTCATCCAGATCCCTCGGCTGCCAGAG AGCCCCCCAAACTTCCTGCGGGCGTCCGCGCTGGCCGAGCACGTGAAGCCGGTGGTCGTCATCCCCGAGGAAGCCCCTGAGGATGAGGAGCCAGAGAACCTCATTGAGATCAGCACGACTTCCACCACGGAGCCGCAG ATCACCTCGGACCTGTTTGAGCAAACCTTCGGGCCACCCAACGGCGTTTGGGATGACAG GGATGCACAGATCGAGAGCCTGAAGAAGGAGGTGGACACGCTCCGTGCAGAGATGGAGAAGATTAAACTGGAG GCGCAGCGCTACATCACCCAGCTCAAGGCACAGGTGAACAGCCTGGAGGGAGAAGTGGAGGAGCAGCGCAAGCAGAAGCAGAAGGCGCTGGTGGACAACGAGCAGCTGCGGGATGAgctggagaggctgcagagggtGAAGCAGGACAGTGACAGGTCGCAGCGACTCTGCGCCGAGGCTGAGA AGAAAGCCAACGCCACCGAGATCCGCTACACGAAGCTGAAGGAGAAGCACAGCGAGCTCATCAACACCCACGCTGAGCTCCTGAGGAAG AATGCTGACACCGCCAAGCAGCTGACGGTCacgcagcagagccaggaggagGTGGCACGTGTCAAAGAGCAGCTGGCATTTCAGGTGGAGCAGGTCAAGCGAGAGGCCGAGATGAAG CTGGAGGACCAGAGCGTGCAGATGGAGCAGCTGCGGCAGGAGCTGGACGCCCGccgggaggagctggagcaggcgCAGCGCTCGCTCAGCCACGCCAAGCAG GCAGGTGTGGAGCTCAGCGCCCAGGTGGATGCTCTGCACGCCGAGAAGGAGGTGCTGAGGCGGTCGGTGAGCGAGAAGGAGTGTGAGCTGCTGTCCACGCGTGGCCTCATCGAGgagaaggagctgcagctgagccAGGAGGCAGACAAGGCCACGAGGGAGAtccgagagctccagggcaGGCTCCTGGAgaag AGCAACCaggagcagagcctgcagcagaagctgctggaggagcagttTGGAGTCCTGCAGCAGACAGTGCGGGAAGCCCAGGACATCCTCCGTGATGCCATGGCCAAGCTGGATGACCCCCTGCACCTCCGCTGCACCAGCTCCCCAG ATTACCTGCTGAGCCGGGCGCAGGCGGCGCTGGAGTCCACGGATGCCCTGGAGAAGGGGCACGCGCAGTACGTGGCCTCCATGGCAG atgctgcagggctggtgggggCTCTGGCCCGCTTCGCACACCTGACGGCCGACACCATCGTCAACGGCAGCGCCACGTCCCACCTGGCCCCCACGGACCACGCTGACC GGCTTACGGAGACGTGTCGGGACTGTggccagcagagcctggagtACCTGGATGAGCTGAAGGACAGGCAGAGGCTGGGCCATGCCGAGCTGGGGGATGTGCGGAGGGCGCTGCGAGGGGTCCTGCAGCTGGCCCAG GAGCTGAGACCCAAGAGCTTGGACATcaagcaggaggagctgggggacATGGTTGAGAAGGAGATGGCCTCCACCTCGGAGGCAATTGAGGATGCTGTCAGGAGGATAGAG GAGATGATGAGCCAGGCCAGGAACGAGAGCTCTGGGGTTAAGCTGGAAGTGAACGAGCG GATTCTGAACTCCTGCACGGATCTAATGAAG GCTATTAGACTTCTTGTAACAACATCTACAAACCTCCAGAAGGAGATAGTAGAAAGTGGCCGG GGGGCAGCAACAACTCAGGAGTTTTACGCCAAGAACTCGCGCTGGACCGAAGGGCTGATCTCTGCCTCCAAGGCCGTGGGCTGGGGAGCCACACAGCTCGT GGAGTCTGCGGACAGGGTTGTCCTGCACACAGGGAAATACGAGGAACTGATCGTCTGCTCCCATGAAAtcgctgccagcacagcccagctggtggctgcctccaag GTGAAGGCCgagaagagcagcaggaacCTGGCCAGGCTCCAGGAGTGCTCACGCAATGTCAATGAGATGGCAGCAAATGTGGTGGCTTCCACAAAGTCAGGCCAAGAGCAGATAGAGGAGAAAG ACACCATGGACTTCTCAGGCATGTCCCTGATCAagctgaagaaggaagagatggAAACACAG GTGaaggtgctggagctggagaagcGGCTGGAGGGCGAGCGGGTGCGGCTGGGCGAGCTGAGGAAGCAGCACTACGTCCTGGCCGGGGGCTGCGAGGACGCGCCGGAGGACGGGGAGGCCAAGCCGGCGCCGGCACCGCGACGAGGCATCCTCAAGAAACCCCCCATTGCCCAGAAACCCGGCCTAGCAGAG CCCTAG
- the VPS37B gene encoding vacuolar protein sorting-associated protein 37B has product MALDARRLEALSLQELSALLDDEEQLQDMAREMEESQNVQHSKDMTLASNRSLAEGNLLYQPKLESLKSNLTEKYQELQVLFEAYQIKKTKLDRQSSNASLETLLALLQTEGAKIEEDTENMAEKFLDGEIPLDSFIDEYQSKRKLAHLRRVKIEKLQEMVLKGQRLPQVQAPAQPRAPEPAAAPADPYKADANAPPSVVPRRIPPPPPPSGSAGRFPTPFTAAMSSGPALSYPGAPYPPLPPRPGGAQPTSQMPQPGYPAQFVPPYPPPLPQRPARLPPHPGFILQ; this is encoded by the exons ATGGCGCTGGACGCGCGGCGCCTGGAGGCGCTGAGCCTGCAGGAGCTCAGCGCGCTGCTGGACGAcgaggagcagctccaggacatGGCCCGCGAGATGGAAGAG TCCCAAAATGTTCAGCACAGCAAGGACATGACTCTCGCCAGCAACCGCAGTCTGGCAGAAGGAAATCTCCTGTACCAGCCAAAGTTGGAGTCTTTGAAATCAAATTTGACTGAGAAATATCAAGAGCTGCAAGTTCTTTTTGAAGCATACcagataaagaaaacaaaactag ACAGACAATCCAGTAATGcttccctggagaccctgctggcactgctgcagacTGAGGGGGCGAAGATTGAGGAGGATACAGAG AATATGGCAGAAAAGTTCCTTGATGGTGAAATACCCCTGGATTCCTTCATCGACGAGTACCAGAGCAAGCGGAAACTGGCTCACCTGCGCCGGGTGAAGATTGAGAAGCTCCAGGAAATGGTGCTGAAGGGACAGAGACTTCCTCAGGTTCAGGCGCCGGCGCAGCCGAGGGCACCCGAGCccgcagcagcacctgcagatccCTACAAGGCGGATGCAAACGCTCCTCCCTCGGTCGTGCCCCGGAGAATCCCACCCCCCCCGCCTCCCTCAGGCTCAGCAGGACGCTTCCCCACTCCCTTCACTGCAGCCATGAGTTCAGGACCAGCTCTCTCTTACCCAGGTGCTCCGTACCCTCCTCTCCCGCCTCGGCCGGGAGGAGCTCAGCCCACGAGTCAAATGCCACAGCCAGGATACCCAGCTCAGTTTGTACCACCCTATCCTCCACCTCTTCCCCAAAGACCAGCTCGCCTTCCACCACATCCTGGCTTTATCCTCCAGTAA